In Streptomyces hawaiiensis, one genomic interval encodes:
- a CDS encoding RNA polymerase sigma factor, with the protein MDDAERLRSGPAAAVGDPGPFEEFYRRHVDAVLRFVARRVDDPHTAADLTAEIFLAVLDSAPTYRPHLGSETAWLYGIARNVVSSERRRVARETERDLRISGRRLLEPDDIARIEDKLDAESPGRRVLAALERLPEGERAVMELIAVDQLTVTEAAAALGIRQVTARVRLHRARKALREETECGTAQAAEASLVYVARGEA; encoded by the coding sequence GTGGACGACGCGGAACGGTTACGGAGTGGGCCCGCTGCGGCAGTCGGTGATCCGGGGCCCTTCGAGGAGTTCTACCGGCGTCACGTCGACGCGGTGCTGCGTTTCGTGGCCCGCCGGGTGGACGATCCGCACACGGCCGCCGACCTGACGGCCGAGATCTTCCTCGCGGTCCTCGACTCGGCCCCCACCTACCGCCCGCACCTCGGCAGCGAGACGGCCTGGCTGTACGGCATCGCGCGCAACGTCGTGTCGTCGGAGCGCCGCCGGGTCGCCCGGGAGACCGAGCGTGATCTGCGCATCTCCGGGCGGCGGTTGCTGGAGCCCGACGACATCGCCCGCATCGAGGACAAGCTCGACGCGGAGAGCCCCGGGCGGCGGGTGCTGGCCGCGCTGGAGCGGCTCCCCGAGGGCGAGCGGGCCGTCATGGAACTGATCGCGGTGGACCAGCTCACGGTCACCGAGGCGGCGGCGGCACTGGGCATCCGCCAGGTCACGGCCCGGGTTCGGCTGCACCGGGCGCGCAAGGCACTGCGCGAGGAGACGGAGTGCGGGACCGCACAGGCGGCGGAGGCATCGCTGGTGTACGTGGCGAGGGGGGAAGCATGA
- the paaD gene encoding 1,2-phenylacetyl-CoA epoxidase subunit PaaD has product MVTALPDARRARRIAEQVPDPELPMLTLADLGVLREVSLTPEGTVVASLTPTYSGCPAMAEMRAGVAARLREAGYARVEIRTVLDPPWSSDWITAAGRRKLAEHGIAPPGAAPARATGPVPLVLSPARRSVPCPRCGHPDTEETSRFGATSCKSLWRCLACREPFEYLKEI; this is encoded by the coding sequence ATGGTGACGGCACTCCCGGACGCGCGACGGGCCCGGCGCATCGCCGAGCAGGTGCCCGACCCCGAACTGCCCATGCTCACGCTGGCCGACCTCGGAGTGCTGCGCGAGGTGTCGCTGACCCCGGAGGGAACGGTGGTCGCGAGCCTGACCCCGACCTACTCGGGCTGCCCGGCGATGGCGGAGATGCGTGCCGGCGTGGCCGCCCGGCTGCGCGAGGCGGGGTACGCGCGCGTGGAGATCCGCACGGTCCTCGACCCGCCGTGGAGCAGTGACTGGATCACGGCGGCCGGCCGGCGCAAGCTCGCCGAGCACGGCATCGCCCCGCCCGGCGCCGCACCGGCGCGCGCCACCGGCCCGGTCCCGCTCGTGCTGTCGCCGGCCCGACGCTCGGTGCCCTGCCCCCGCTGCGGTCACCCCGACACCGAGGAGACCTCCCGCTTCGGCGCCACGTCCTGCAAGTCCCTGTGGCGCTGCCTCGCCTGCCGCGAGCCGTTCGAGTACCTCAAGGAGATCTGA
- the paaC gene encoding 1,2-phenylacetyl-CoA epoxidase subunit PaaC has product MSDDHVYMTLAEGHEDDTRWAYGTGFEDPLHGVDTALPEGVDAGELAALCVTLADDALVAAQRLAEWTTRAPELEEEVALANIGLDLLGQARLLYSRAGQVDGTGRGEDAYAYFRDAGDFRNVRLAELPNGDFAFTIVRLLVFAGWRLAHFERLTAHGDPVLAAIAAKGVKELAYHRQYAAEWAVRLGDGTEESHRRMRKAQEQVAPYLGELFTAYDVRDEVVAVLRQVTEAAGLPMPVYRPLPGSGRAGEHTEHLAPLLAELQGVARAHPEASW; this is encoded by the coding sequence ATGAGCGACGACCACGTCTACATGACCCTCGCCGAGGGACACGAGGACGACACCCGCTGGGCCTACGGCACCGGCTTCGAGGACCCCCTGCACGGCGTGGACACCGCCCTACCCGAGGGTGTGGACGCCGGTGAACTGGCCGCCCTCTGCGTGACCTTGGCCGACGACGCCTTGGTCGCCGCCCAGCGGCTCGCCGAGTGGACCACCCGCGCCCCCGAGCTGGAGGAGGAGGTGGCGCTGGCCAACATCGGGCTCGACCTGCTCGGCCAGGCCCGTCTGCTCTACTCCCGCGCGGGCCAGGTCGACGGCACCGGCCGCGGCGAGGACGCCTACGCCTACTTCCGTGACGCCGGCGACTTCCGCAACGTACGCCTGGCCGAACTCCCCAATGGCGACTTCGCGTTCACCATCGTGCGGCTGCTGGTGTTCGCCGGCTGGCGCCTCGCGCACTTCGAGCGGCTCACCGCACACGGAGACCCGGTGCTCGCGGCGATCGCCGCCAAGGGCGTGAAGGAGCTGGCGTACCACCGCCAGTACGCGGCCGAGTGGGCCGTGCGCCTCGGCGACGGCACCGAGGAGTCGCACCGCCGGATGCGCAAGGCGCAGGAACAGGTGGCGCCCTACCTGGGCGAGCTGTTCACGGCGTACGACGTCCGCGACGAGGTCGTCGCCGTCCTGCGCCAGGTCACCGAGGCGGCCGGGCTGCCCATGCCCGTCTACCGCCCGCTGCCCGGCTCGGGCCGCGCAGGCGAGCACACCGAGCATCTCGCCCCGCTGCTGGCCGAGTTGCAGGGTGTGGCCCGCGCCCACCCGGAGGCGTCATGGTGA
- the paaB gene encoding 1,2-phenylacetyl-CoA epoxidase subunit PaaB — translation MTADKQDWPLYEVFVRGKRGLNHVHVGSLHAADDRMALTHARDLYTRRNEGVSIWVVRSEHIAASTRDEKDPFFEPSADKVYRHPTFYDIPDDVPHI, via the coding sequence ATGACCGCCGACAAGCAGGACTGGCCGCTGTACGAGGTGTTCGTGCGCGGCAAGCGCGGGCTGAACCACGTCCACGTGGGCTCGCTGCACGCCGCCGACGACCGCATGGCGCTCACCCACGCCCGCGACCTGTACACCCGGCGCAACGAGGGCGTCTCGATCTGGGTCGTGCGCTCCGAGCACATCGCCGCCTCCACCCGCGACGAGAAGGACCCCTTCTTCGAGCCCAGCGCCGACAAGGTCTACCGGCACCCGACCTTCTACGACATCCCCGACGACGTCCCCCACATCTGA
- the paaA gene encoding 1,2-phenylacetyl-CoA epoxidase subunit PaaA translates to MDTTRSSPVGTDGAEPELQQHFDATIARDQRIEPRDWMPEGYRKTLIRQIAQHAHSEIIGMQPEGEWITRAPSLRRKAILFAKVQDEAGHGLYLYSAAETLGADRADLTGRLIEGRQKYSSIFNYPTLSFADVGVIGWFVDGAAICNQVPLCRSSYGPYARAMVRICKEESFHQRQGYELLMTMMRGTPEQREMVQDAVNRWWWPSLMMFGPPDDASPNSARSMAWKIKRHSNDELRRRFVDMTVPQAEKLGVTLPDPELRWNEERGHHDFGTPDWDELMRVIKGDGPCNDQRMQRRRTAHEEGSWVREAATAHAAKQAARERKGAVA, encoded by the coding sequence ATGGATACGACACGCTCCAGCCCCGTGGGGACGGACGGCGCCGAGCCGGAGCTCCAGCAGCACTTCGACGCGACGATCGCGCGGGACCAGCGGATCGAGCCGCGTGACTGGATGCCGGAGGGCTACCGCAAGACGCTGATCCGTCAGATCGCGCAGCACGCGCACTCGGAGATCATCGGCATGCAGCCGGAGGGCGAGTGGATCACCCGCGCCCCGTCGCTGCGCCGCAAGGCCATTCTGTTCGCCAAGGTCCAGGACGAGGCCGGGCACGGGCTGTACCTGTACTCGGCGGCGGAGACGCTGGGCGCCGACCGCGCCGATCTGACCGGGCGGCTGATCGAGGGCCGCCAGAAGTACTCGTCGATCTTCAACTACCCGACGCTGAGCTTCGCGGACGTCGGGGTGATCGGCTGGTTCGTGGACGGCGCCGCGATCTGCAACCAGGTGCCGCTGTGCCGCTCCTCGTACGGGCCGTACGCACGCGCCATGGTGCGGATCTGCAAGGAGGAGTCGTTCCACCAGCGGCAGGGCTACGAGCTGCTGATGACCATGATGCGCGGCACCCCGGAGCAGCGCGAGATGGTGCAGGACGCGGTGAACCGCTGGTGGTGGCCGTCGCTGATGATGTTCGGCCCGCCCGACGACGCCTCGCCCAACTCGGCGCGGTCCATGGCCTGGAAGATCAAGCGGCACAGCAACGACGAACTGCGCCGGCGCTTCGTCGACATGACCGTCCCGCAGGCCGAGAAGCTCGGCGTTACGCTCCCCGACCCGGAGCTGCGCTGGAACGAGGAGCGGGGCCACCACGACTTCGGCACGCCCGACTGGGACGAGCTGATGCGGGTCATCAAGGGCGACGGCCCGTGCAACGACCAGCGGATGCAACGGCGCCGCACGGCTCACGAGGAGGGCTCCTGGGTGCGCGAGGCGGCCACCGCCCACGCGGCCAAGCAGGCGGCCCGCGAGCGGAAGGGAGCGGTGGCATGA
- the paaK gene encoding phenylacetate--CoA ligase PaaK translates to MTSETTASRAPEPMGQRRGEPLPHDLLDDAERLTREQLRELQLDRLRRSLRHAYDNVEAYREKFDAAGVCPDDCRSLADLSRFPFTMKADLRDTYPFGMFAVPMDQVRRVHASSGTTGRPTVVGYTENDLSMWAGLVARSIRAAGGRPGHKVHISYGYGLFTGGLGAHYGAERAGCLVIPASGGMTARQVQIIQDFRPEIVMVTPSYMLTLLDEFERQGIDPRGSSLRVGIFGAEPWTEEMRREIEERTDIHAVDIYGLSEVIGPGVAQECVETKDGLHVWEDHFYPEVVDPVTGEVLPEGEEGELVFTSLTKEALPVVRYRTRDLTRLLPGTARPAFRRIQKITGRCDDMIILRGVNVFPSQIEEIVLRTPGVAPHFQIRLTRRGRLDHMTVLVETRPGAGPEQREAAAGTIAKAVKGGIGITADVTIVEPETLERSVGKLRRVKDLREA, encoded by the coding sequence ATGACCAGCGAGACGACGGCCTCCCGGGCGCCGGAGCCGATGGGGCAGCGGCGCGGTGAGCCCCTCCCCCACGATCTGCTCGACGACGCGGAGCGCCTGACGCGCGAGCAGCTGCGGGAGCTCCAGCTCGACCGCCTGCGCCGGAGCCTGCGACACGCCTACGACAACGTGGAGGCGTACCGCGAGAAGTTCGACGCGGCCGGGGTCTGCCCCGACGACTGCCGCTCGCTGGCGGACCTGTCCCGTTTCCCCTTCACCATGAAGGCCGATCTGAGGGACACCTACCCGTTCGGCATGTTCGCCGTGCCCATGGACCAAGTGCGGCGCGTGCACGCCTCCAGCGGCACCACCGGCCGCCCCACGGTGGTCGGCTACACGGAGAACGACCTGTCGATGTGGGCGGGCCTCGTCGCCCGTTCGATCCGCGCCGCCGGCGGCCGCCCGGGTCACAAGGTGCACATCTCCTACGGCTACGGGCTGTTCACCGGCGGGCTCGGCGCGCACTACGGCGCGGAGCGCGCCGGCTGCCTGGTGATCCCGGCCTCCGGGGGCATGACCGCGCGCCAGGTGCAGATCATCCAGGACTTCCGGCCCGAGATCGTCATGGTCACCCCGTCCTACATGCTCACCCTGCTCGACGAGTTCGAACGGCAGGGCATCGACCCGCGCGGCAGCAGTCTGCGGGTGGGCATCTTCGGTGCCGAGCCGTGGACGGAGGAGATGCGCCGCGAGATCGAGGAGCGGACGGACATCCACGCCGTCGACATATACGGCCTGTCCGAGGTGATCGGTCCCGGTGTCGCCCAGGAGTGCGTGGAGACCAAGGACGGACTGCACGTGTGGGAGGACCACTTCTACCCCGAGGTCGTCGACCCGGTCACGGGTGAGGTGCTGCCCGAGGGCGAGGAGGGCGAGCTGGTCTTCACGTCCCTGACCAAGGAGGCCCTGCCGGTCGTCCGCTACCGCACCCGCGATCTGACCCGGCTGCTGCCCGGCACGGCCCGGCCCGCGTTCCGCCGCATCCAGAAGATCACCGGGCGCTGCGACGACATGATCATCCTGCGCGGGGTGAACGTCTTCCCCAGCCAGATCGAGGAGATCGTGCTGCGCACGCCAGGCGTCGCCCCGCACTTCCAGATCCGGCTGACCCGGCGCGGCCGCCTGGACCACATGACCGTCCTCGTCGAGACCCGCCCCGGCGCTGGCCCCGAGCAGCGCGAAGCCGCAGCCGGGACGATCGCGAAGGCCGTCAAGGGCGGCATCGGCATCACCGCCGACGTGACGATCGTCGAACCGGAGACCCTGGAGCGCTCCGTCGGCAAACTCCGCCGGGTCAAGGACCTGCGCGAGGCGTGA